A region of the Anaerolineales bacterium genome:
TCGAGCCGGACTCCAGGGATACCGCAACCGCCGTCCGGCGGACTGCCGGGGTGCTGGGAGATTTTGAGGCGGGGGGCCAGCCGCCGCTCAACGCGTATCCGCCCACGGCCAGGCCCGTTGCCGCCAGGCACAGAATCGCGCCGATCCCGGCCCACAGGACCGCCGGAGGCTTACGGCCTTGCGCGGGCGTTTCTTCCGGGGAAGGGCCTGCGGGGGGCGATTTCTCCTTGGTGGTTTTTTCCGGTGTGCGGCGGATGACCGTCAACGCCTCCCTCGAGGCCGATTTGGTCATATCCTGGGGAAGAATGGAAAGCTCGGTGTCCCCCGAAAGCGCCTCGAAGAAATTCTTCACCGAAAGGAAGCGCTCCGAAGGGCTGAGCGACATCGCCTTCCAAATCGAAGCGTCGACCGCCGGGCTGATTTTCGGATTCCACTCGCGGATCGGCTTGAGTTCGGTCTGTTCCAGCGCCCGCTCCAGGCTGTCGGGCGGGATGTGGCCGGTGAGCAGGTTGTAGAGCGTGGCCGCCAGCGAGTATTGGTCCGAACGCGAATCGGTCGGGCTGCTGCCGTACTGTTCGGGAGGGGCGAACCCCGGGGTGAGGCTGCGCGCGCCGGTGGTGGTTGCGCCGCCGACTTCCGTCGCCTTGGCGATCCCGAAATCCACCAGCACCGGCTTGCCGTCGGGCATGATCTTGATGTTGGCCGGCTTGATGTCGCGGTGGGTGACAGGCGGGTGCTGGGTGTGGAGGTAGGTCAGCGCGTCGCAGATCTCGCGGCACCAGCCGACCACCTGGGATTCGCTTACGGCGCCCTGCCGTTCGAGGATCGTTTTCAGGTCATCCCCGGGGATGTAATCCATGATCAGGTATTGCAGGTCGCCTTCGATAAAGTGGTCGGTGACGCGGGGCAGGTTGGGGTGCCGCAGCGAAGCCAACAGCACCGCTTCGCGCTTGAACTGCTTAACCGCCTGCGGCAGGGGATTCAGGTTCTCTTTGATCGCGACGGTGGTCTGGAGGGCTGAATCCTCACCGCGGTAGACGGCGCCCATTCCGCCCTTGCCGATGATGCCGGTGATGCGGTACCGGTTGCGGAGAAGATCGCCCGGATTGAGGCTCATGCCGTCCGCTCTTCCATCGCCTCGACGCGTTCGATTTCCGGGAAGAATTGCTTGACCGTGCCCTCCACCCAGCCGTGCAGGGTGCTGGGCGAAAGCGGGCATCCGCTGCATGCCCCTTCCAGCTTCACCTTGAGGATTTTCCCTTCCACGCCGAGGTAGCGGACCGCGCCCCCGTGATACTGCTCGATGTAGGCGCTGAGGGATTCGATCAGCCCTTGGAGGGAATCGTGCGGCAGGGATTCGCCCAGAATGGAATCGGCGTTCATCGATTGCTCCGGATTAAATTGTACCCCAAGTCCGTTTCCGGCTCGGTCCGCGCCGGACGGGAGAAGATTGACAAGCGCATGGAAGGGGGTAAAGTTCCGGCGATGGATTCTCTTCTGCTGCGCCGGTTGACCGAAGCCGAAGGCCGGGAGGCGCTGTGCCTGGCGCGGGGCCTAAACCCGCGGGAGGAGGGCTTTCTCGCGGATTGGGCGGCCCTGCAGCGGGAAGGGGTGGAGCGCGAGTTGGCGCGGGCCGCGCTGGAAACGGCGATCCTCCGCCGGCGGGCGGAGAAAAAATTCTCCCGCGCGGGGGAGATGTTCTTCACCCGTGAAGCGCTGGAACAGGCCTCGGCCGAGGGGATCGCGCGCCACCGCGCCCTGCGCTTCCGCGGCCTGGCGGGGATCGCGGACTTGGGGTGCGGGGTCGGCGGGGATACGATCGCGCTCGCGGCATGCGCGCCGACCTGGGCGGCGGACCGGGACGCGCTGCGCCTGCGGATGGCGGCGGAAAACGTCCGGGCCTACGCTCCCGCCCATCCGGTGCGCTGGCTGCTCACCGACCTTCTCCGTCCGGGGGCGTTCTTCGCCGGGAAGGGCGCGGCCGCCGCGCCGCGCGATCGGTTCGGCATCTTCTGCGACCCTTCACGGCGGGAGGATCAGCGGCGGATCCACTCGGTGCGGCGCTACTCGCCGCCGCTGGAGGGGATTGTCCGCTGGCGGGACGCCCTCGGCTCCCAAGCGCTGGGCGTAAAGATTTCGCCCGGCGTGCGCTGGGAAGAGATCGAACGGGAGCCGTGCGAGGTGGAGTTCCTATCGTGGAACGGCGAACTGCGCGAGGCGGTGCTTTGGTACGGCGCGCTGCAAAGCGCCGCGCGGCGCGCGACGCTGCTTCCCGCGGGCGAAACGATGACCGACGGCGAGCCGTCCGACGACGCGCTTTCCCGGGTGCGGGAATTCCTGTATGAACCGGATCCTTCCATTCTGCGGGCGGGCTTGGTGCGGCAGTTAGCGGCCCGTCTGGGCGCGGCGCGCATCGATCCGTCCCTGGCGTACCTGACGGCGGATGTGTGCGCGCCCACCTGCTGGGCGCAGGCCTACCGGGTCGAGGAGGTCATCCCCTTCGGATTGAAGCGTTTGCGGGAGTGGCTGCGGGCGCGGTCGGTCGGCCGGGTGGTGATTAAGAAGCGCGGTTCGCCGCTTGAGCCCGAAGGCCTGGAAAAGCAATTGCGGCTTAAGGGGGAGAACAGCCGGATTCTTTTTTTAACCAGGGTGGCCGGCAGGCACAGCGTGATCGTCGCGGCCATGCCGACTCGGGCTTAAGGCCGAGTCGGTCTAAGCGCCTGCGCCTAATCCATATCGTTGCCGATAAAATCCGATAATCCTTCACAAGGTCGAGGTCTTCGATGGTATTCAAGAAATCCGGTTCTTCCCCCGAAACGGGAGAGGGTGGACGCCCGCTGAATCCGGGTCGGCTTTTGGGATAGGAGGATGTGATAGGACGAATACGGCCAGTCCCTGAAATCAGGTACCAACCCGTGAGTTTG
Encoded here:
- a CDS encoding serine/threonine-protein kinase translates to MSLNPGDLLRNRYRITGIIGKGGMGAVYRGEDSALQTTVAIKENLNPLPQAVKQFKREAVLLASLRHPNLPRVTDHFIEGDLQYLIMDYIPGDDLKTILERQGAVSESQVVGWCREICDALTYLHTQHPPVTHRDIKPANIKIMPDGKPVLVDFGIAKATEVGGATTTGARSLTPGFAPPEQYGSSPTDSRSDQYSLAATLYNLLTGHIPPDSLERALEQTELKPIREWNPKISPAVDASIWKAMSLSPSERFLSVKNFFEALSGDTELSILPQDMTKSASREALTVIRRTPEKTTKEKSPPAGPSPEETPAQGRKPPAVLWAGIGAILCLAATGLAVGGYALSGGWPPASKSPSTPAVRRTAVAVSLESGSTQAVVLPFEDTATPTPSLAPSPTVTRTPTPEPTPVGGSRLLAFVSNRAGGTYQIFTYNLATGEIAQVTSDPVDKGRLAWSPDGKYLYYEAKVPGGTTDIFRINADGSEPQNLTDYELNDLYPAPSPNGDRIAFVSKRNGYEQIYWMAADGAGAINVSAKHDTAEFHQPEEWDPAWSPDGMLLYFTVNITGWRRVYRWNTLDPTRMPVIVTVTAGDYWEGEPAVSPSGEYVAYTRRHNDGGSDICIGVTDLTKRMPCTEPLTDRRWNSDPDWSPDGGWIAFTSRRNGKGDIYRIMISGSGETRLTDDPADDLYPAWQPAGGSSA
- a CDS encoding NifU family protein, yielding MNADSILGESLPHDSLQGLIESLSAYIEQYHGGAVRYLGVEGKILKVKLEGACSGCPLSPSTLHGWVEGTVKQFFPEIERVEAMEERTA